The DNA segment AAAACGGACGGAACGACACTCGCCCTCCCTTACCAGCCGGAATATGTCGGGGAGAACCGCTTCGACCTCGAAGACCGGTACGGTGTCAGGGTGATCCTGCTCGAGATCGCCGCCGCAGAGAGCGGGGGCGGGTTCGTCTACATCACCTACTACAACCCGGACACCGGGCTTGACGAACTCAAACTCTGCTACGTGGCCCCGGTTGACGAAGAGTGGTTCGTCGGCTCCGGCGTATACGCCGGGGCGTAACCGGAACCATCCTTTTTTCCAGGCTGCTCAATAAAACCCGGGCACCAGGACGTAGAGCGCCCAGCCCATGTGCTCGCGGCCGTAGCCGAAGTACTCGTCCTGGAGGCGGTGGAGGTAGTCGATCATGAAGTCGCGCCCGGGATGATCGGGATGACTGCCAAGCCAGGAGATGACCGACTGCCAGATCCCCGACTCGTAGCGGTCCCAGTCGTCCGCGCCCGACCGGACGACGGCGGCGACGTCGAGCCCGGCCTCCCGCACGGCGCCGAGGATCTCGTACTCGGTCAGGACATCGGGCCACTCCCGGGCGAATTCCGGCGGGGTGCGGTCGGACCGCCAGCAGCGGTCGCCGATGACGATGGTCCCCTCGTCGTGGACGAGATCGAGAAGAGCGTCGAGCGTCGCTGCAAACCCGCCCCGGATGTGGGATGCGCCGATCGCTATCGCGCAGTCGAACGGCTCGTCGGGGACGTAACTGCGGGCGTCCATGCACCGGACGGAAAGCCGGTCACCAAGCCCCGCGGCCCGGAGCGTCTCTTCCGCCCGGGTGCAGGCGTCCTCGCGGGTCTCTATCCCGAGGCCGGATATCCCGTATTCGCGCCCCCAGAGGGCGAGTATCGTCCCGTTCCCGCACCCGACCTCCACGACGCGGGAGCCCTCCCGGAGCCCCGCCGCCTGCCCGGCGGCGAGCACCTTCTCGGCCGAGGTGGGGTTCATGATCGCGAGCGTTCCCTGCGTTATGCTGACGAGTTCATCGTTCTCCATGATTGGCGTTCCTCCGGGCGCCTGGCCTGTCGTACAGGATACGCCCTCCCCGCTTAAATCCCTGCACCCCGGTCGGACCTTCGCCCTGCCGCCTCTGTTTCCCGGGCGCCGCCCGACGCCGGAGGAACGGGCCCGATCCGCTGTCGATACGGCCCTGCCGCAATGGAGGAGGTAATATATACCTGCAGAAGAGTACCGCGCCAACACGGAATGCAGCCGGAGCAGGACATCCCGGGGAGAACCCTACGAACTCTCAAATTCCGGCCGAAGGGCATGACGATCACCGAGATCGCGAAGGCCCTCGGGGCAAACCGGAACTCGGTCTCGAAGCACCTTGAGGTGATGCAGGCGGCAGGCCAGGTCGAGGCCCGGCTCGTCGGCAACGCCAAGGTCTATTCCGTCACGCAACGCATACCCCTCTCGGCGTTCCTCTGCTTTACGAAGAACCTGATCCTGGTTCTCGATGCCGACCTCACGGTCGTCCAGACCAACGACCAGTGCCTCGGGGGATTCGGGCGCCCAAAAGCGGAAATCGTGGGCCGAAACATCCGCGATGCCGATCTCCCCGTCGTCTCCTCCCCCGAGGCCCTTGCCGTCGTCGAGAGTCTCGATCGGGAGCAGGTGATCGCCGACATCTCCCACCGGTGGGATGACGGCAGCGAGTCTTTCTACCAGATGCAGGCGATCCCGACGACGTTCGAGGACGGAGAGAAGGGGTGTACCATCGTCCTCGAGGATATCACCGAGCGGAAACAGTATATCCGGAACACGATGTTCCTCGCCCGAACGGCGATCGACCTCGTCGATCTGCCGCCGGGCAACATCTACCAGTACATCATCGATCGGCTTACGGAACTCGCGCCGGGAACGTTTGCTTACTTCTTCTCCTACGATGAAGCCGACCGGCAGTTCGTCATGCGGGCGGTCGCGGGCGACGGATTCCGGGAAGCGTTCACGGAACTCCTGGGACGGGACCCCGTCGGCCTGACCCTCCCCGTCGCCCGGGCCTTCGATGCCCCCTTCAACCAGACCCCGGGGTCGATGCGCAGCCTCCAGGAGTATGTCCTCCGCCCCGAACTATCCTCGTGGTCGTTCTACGACCTCTGCTTTGGGGGGATCCCGGAAGAGGCCTGCGAGGCGATCCTTACCCAGTTCGGTATTGCGAAACTGTACACCATGGGGCTGGTCTGGCGGGAGGAGATCTTCGGCATCACGGGCATCTTCCTCCCACCGGGAAGAGAACTTGAGAACCGCGAGACGATCGAGTCGTTCATCCGGCAGGCATCCATCGCCCTCGCCCGGCGGCAGACCGCCGAGCGGCTCCGGCAGAGCGAGGAACGGTTCCGGGGGATGGTCGATTCGTCTCCCTTCGGGGTCGCGCTCATCGACCGCGAGAGGCGGTTCGTCTACGTCAACCGGAGGTTCGTGGAGATCTTCGGCTACGGTCCGGACGAAGCACCCACGGTCACAGAGTGGACCCGGCTGATCTTTCCGGACGAAGGTCGCCGGCAGGAGGCCATCGGTGCCTGGCGATCGGATCTCGAGCGCTCGGTCCCGGGCCAGGTCAGGCCCCGGACGTTTACTGTCCGATGCCGGGACGGGACGAAAAAGACGGTTCTTTCACGCTTCGTAACACTTTGCGACGGGACAGAGTATTCGACCTGCGAGGATATCACCGAAGAGACGCGGGCCTACCACCTCCTCGTCGCGGACATCGCCGACCTGCGGCGGCGGGAGCAGGAACTCCTCATCAAAGACCACGCGATAGCCTCCACCCGGCAGGCGGTCGCGCTCCTCGCCCCGGACGGGGTGGTGACCTACGCGAACGCCACTTACCTCGCCCTCTGGGGCTACCCGACCGAAGGAGCGGTGCAGGGCTCGCACTTCTCCCGGTTCTGGGTACGGCCGGACGAGATCCTGGACGTCATCCGGACAGTCATCGAAGGCCGGTCCTGGCACGGTGAACAGACCGGCATCCGGAGTGACGGTGCAACGTTCCGGGTGGATCTCCTCGGGACGCCGATCGTCAGCCACGACGGCAGGGTGCTCGGGGTGATGATGGCAGCGACGTTCCGGAGGAACGGAGCTTGAGAAAACGCGAAGCGTTTTCGATGGCGACGGGCCGAAGGGCCGGAGTTCAAGCACCGCCACCCTCGAAGGTATAAAAACCTATGCCCGGCAGTACCGTTCCGCGGTACCGCACGGCGATTCTGGTTCGTAAAGGTTTATTGTAGTCCCGGGACACCCCGCATCCGCACAGAGGAGGTGCAGAGATGCAGAAGACCATCGAGAGGAGAGAGGTACGGGAGGAAGGCAACGCGGAGATCCGGGAGCTGATATACGCCATGCTCAACGGCGACACCTACACCAGCCTGCAGGCGATCGGCGCCCTCGGGGCAATGGGGGCTCCGGTGGTCGAGCCGCTGGTGCGGACGCTGCTTACCGTCGACAGCGACGCACGGTGGAGCGTGGCGATGGCGCTCGCCCGGGCCGGAACTGAAGCGGTGGAGCCTCTGGTCGGGGTGGTGCTCGTCGCGGACGACGGGATCAAGAATCCGGCAATCTGGGCGCTTGCCGAGATCGGCGACCGGCGGGCGGTCGACCCGCTGGTCGGCACCCTCCGGACCAGCCGGTCCGAGTGCTGCCGCGCCCTGACCGCCGCGGCCCTGCTGAAACTGGGGGACCCGGCCGGGATCGCCGAGGTGGAGAAAACGTTCGAGCAGTCGGGCGAGGGGTTCGCGGGCCTTGTCATGGAGGCCTTCGAGGGGACATGAGGTTCCCCTCCGGATACACTTTTTTTTTGGCCGCCTCCGGGGGCGGCGTTGATGGGTAACTTCTAATAGAGCCCACAAACAAGAGATCAGTATGCAAGGGCGCCATATCCTGGTCCTGATCCTCCTTGCGGCCGCCGTCATCGCCGGAGGCTGCACGGCAGAGGAGGATATCGCTGACGCGCAACCGGTCTCCCCGACACCGGCGCCGACGGAGGCGCAGGCGGTGGGAGGGAGCCTGCCGGTTCCCACGCCTCCCGTGCCTGTTCGCGGGGAGGGCGGACCGCAGAGCGTGGGGTTCGTCGACCCCGCGACCTATCATCTCTCGGTGACCCCGACGCCCACGGCGACGATGGTGAAACCGCCAAACGATATCCGCATATCCGAGAAGATGGTGGAGTATGCGGTGGTCTCCTGCGATGGCGGCCTTTACGGGCGCCGTGTTCTCACCACCGAGGTTTACCATATCCCGTTCCCCTACTGGGAAGCCACCGTGAGCGCAACGGCGGCGACCGAATACCCCTGGCTCGTGGTGGAGATCCGCGATCCCGACGACCCGAACCGGCTCGTCGAGGAGATCCGGCACTTCCGGGGCGATATACTCGAGGTCGAGAGCAACGCTACAAGAAACAACCCCGTAGAAAAGGAGAAGACGTTCGTCATCCAGGAAGGCTACGACGACTACTACTTCGTCACCCGCTCGGAGTCGCTGGAATCCTTCAAGATCGTCATCTCCGTCCCGGAGAAGTACCTCGTCTAGGCGGGAGGAACTTC comes from the Methanoculleus marisnigri JR1 genome and includes:
- a CDS encoding SAM-dependent methyltransferase; amino-acid sequence: MENDELVSITQGTLAIMNPTSAEKVLAAGQAAGLREGSRVVEVGCGNGTILALWGREYGISGLGIETREDACTRAEETLRAAGLGDRLSVRCMDARSYVPDEPFDCAIAIGASHIRGGFAATLDALLDLVHDEGTIVIGDRCWRSDRTPPEFAREWPDVLTEYEILGAVREAGLDVAAVVRSGADDWDRYESGIWQSVISWLGSHPDHPGRDFMIDYLHRLQDEYFGYGREHMGWALYVLVPGFY
- a CDS encoding PAS domain S-box protein, with amino-acid sequence MTITEIAKALGANRNSVSKHLEVMQAAGQVEARLVGNAKVYSVTQRIPLSAFLCFTKNLILVLDADLTVVQTNDQCLGGFGRPKAEIVGRNIRDADLPVVSSPEALAVVESLDREQVIADISHRWDDGSESFYQMQAIPTTFEDGEKGCTIVLEDITERKQYIRNTMFLARTAIDLVDLPPGNIYQYIIDRLTELAPGTFAYFFSYDEADRQFVMRAVAGDGFREAFTELLGRDPVGLTLPVARAFDAPFNQTPGSMRSLQEYVLRPELSSWSFYDLCFGGIPEEACEAILTQFGIAKLYTMGLVWREEIFGITGIFLPPGRELENRETIESFIRQASIALARRQTAERLRQSEERFRGMVDSSPFGVALIDRERRFVYVNRRFVEIFGYGPDEAPTVTEWTRLIFPDEGRRQEAIGAWRSDLERSVPGQVRPRTFTVRCRDGTKKTVLSRFVTLCDGTEYSTCEDITEETRAYHLLVADIADLRRREQELLIKDHAIASTRQAVALLAPDGVVTYANATYLALWGYPTEGAVQGSHFSRFWVRPDEILDVIRTVIEGRSWHGEQTGIRSDGATFRVDLLGTPIVSHDGRVLGVMMAATFRRNGA
- a CDS encoding HEAT repeat domain-containing protein encodes the protein MQKTIERREVREEGNAEIRELIYAMLNGDTYTSLQAIGALGAMGAPVVEPLVRTLLTVDSDARWSVAMALARAGTEAVEPLVGVVLVADDGIKNPAIWALAEIGDRRAVDPLVGTLRTSRSECCRALTAAALLKLGDPAGIAEVEKTFEQSGEGFAGLVMEAFEGT